In the genome of Phlebotomus papatasi isolate M1 chromosome 2, Ppap_2.1, whole genome shotgun sequence, one region contains:
- the LOC129800985 gene encoding putative gustatory receptor 59f, which produces MKCGERNIFIKYKTRLEKNLLSSVRPFLLICQIFCAAPVNIDFFSFTSAKSGRFAYFGGFYSFLKILIHSIWSVVVLGCIIISTYYQNKEFDHNMEVIQRALYMGEYVFGTINVVIIIVGCQWQKSKYGYHFRKIIDVTMRLHRFGFTPRFEETRIFFKRWIFICGVYFIVVGFTDLMYNELIAKSFFRSVTVYTIPNIISCFAILQLAGLLFLHRSMIFHINEHLLDLDGITPVTPTSVTFTHEAIETIEILRKIHRDLAQMAEFVISNFSILIITTLVACFLILSIQLFALYQMFENYSKTNYFLLMYTFLWIFLHGGKIVVIIYFSGSFSREKLRTGMVLHQMEIRRQFQTDALLTTVNKFSMQILHEPKNLSACGVIDLDLTLLSTVTGSLTTYLVILIQFDVSARQMKGRVKDKV; this is translated from the exons ATGAAGTGTGGAgaaaggaatatttttataaagtaTAAAACACGTCTGGAGAAGAATCTACTTTCATCTGTGCGTCCCTTCCTGCTAATTTGTCAGATTTTCTGCGCGGCACCTGTGAATATTGATTTCTTCAGCTTCACTTCTGCCAAGTCAGGAAGATTCGCATATTTTGGAGGATTCTATAGTTTTCTCAAGATTCTCATACATTCCATATGGAGTGTAGTGGTTCTGGGATGCATTATTATATCAACTTACTACCAGAACAAAGAATTTGATCACAATATGGAAGTTATTCAGAGAGCATTGTACATGGGTGAGTATGTTTTTGGGACAATCAATGTTGTGATCATCATTGTGGGATGCCAATGGCAGAAATCCAAGTATGGATATCACTTCAGAAAGATTATAGACGTAACAATGCGTCTCCATCGTTTTGGATTCACACCACGTTTTGAAGAG ACTAGGATCTTCTTCAAACGTTGGATTTTTATCTGTGGCGTCTACTTTATTGTCGTGGGATTCACAGATCTCATGTATAATGAACTAATTGCAAAGAGTTTCTTCAGGAGTGTTACTGTATATACGATCCCAAATATTATCAGCTGCTTTGCAATTCTTCAATTGGCAGGACTTCTTTTTCTGCACAGATCTATGATTTTCCACATAAATGAACATCTTCTGGACCTAGATGGCATAACTCCAGTCACACCCACAAGTGTTACTTTCACTCATGAAGCCATTGAAACAATTGAGATTTTGAGAAAGATCCACAGAGATCTGGCACAAATGGCAGAATTTGTCATAAGCAATTTTAGTATCCTCATCATTACCACTCTTGTGGCATGTTTTCTCATCCTATCCATCCAACTCTTTGCACTCTATCAGATGTTCGAGAACTACTCCAAGACCAATTATTTCTTGCTAATGTATACATTCCTATGGATATTTCTGCATGGTGGGAAAATTGTTGTCATCATATACTTCAGTGGAAGCTTTTCACGAGAAAAACTTAGAACAGGAATGGTGCTACATCAAATGGAGATTCGAAGGCAGTTTCAGACGGATGCACTTCTGACCACAGTTAATAAGTTTTCAATGCAAATTCTTCATGAACCGAAGAACTTATCGGCCTGTGGAGTAATTGATCTCGACCTAACTCTTCTCAGCACA GTTACCGGATCTCTGACCACCTACCTGGTGATTCTAATTCAATTTGATGTGTCTGCTCGCCAAATGAAGGGTCGAGTTAAGgataaagtgtaa